A genomic window from Flintibacter sp. KGMB00164 includes:
- a CDS encoding stage V sporulation T C-terminal domain-containing protein, whose translation MIETFDIAGYTRISVDDELDQKNISIENQKAIIEDFVKQKFPGSTLTFYEDRDRSGYTFEQREGYQAMRKGLVSHRYDILIVKDFSRFSRRNSRGLVELEDLRDAGVRIISIGDGIDFPNDDDWLKIQFQFLINEMPVTDTSKKVRNVIKRRQADGKWICAAPYGYIINQRQEFEIVPTEADIVRTIFRLYNEEGWGYKKIANYLTDQGIPTPRMAERDRKEAAGKEYNRTVKRDWAIVTVQGILDNDFYIGTLRQGKYTRKKINGKDILRDEDEQIVIENHHQAIIDYRTFATTRALREKRTTSNYRGVKKYDNVYSGFLVCGDCGSPMFAMSRSDLKSAYTCGTYHRRGRAGCTSHHIRTDKLDELLKTYVRQVMENSADMLTRLNEDLAREQEDVQETEQSADRLADVLDDLQEELKVTKRQRIRDLMKHPDQEELLSETYDELEADLQKKIEGIRHQIDMLSDKRNTIIQVNRAARTAMEVFGDILRKDTLERNDLELIIRKIKVYEDHLEIQLQADVDAILRSGTLAARQLETVAAMAPAGEGRINFKGGMEHISPVTIVQTAKRRPDKVFHANVISDGDPLEIYTERDGSVIFKKYSLLGGLTEFAAQMCETLNRTTGRIAVITDRDNIIALAGAPRRELLDKQIAPELERLMESRQIYQHKVGEIGVPLCAEEGRFFLDTVAPILSEGDVLGSVVFTAPEENLTGGEVEYKLAQSIAVFLGKHMEG comes from the coding sequence GTGATCGAAACCTTTGATATTGCAGGATACACCCGCATCTCGGTGGACGATGAGCTGGATCAGAAAAATATCTCCATTGAAAACCAAAAGGCCATCATTGAGGACTTTGTGAAGCAGAAATTTCCCGGCAGCACCCTTACCTTCTACGAGGACCGGGACCGCTCCGGCTACACCTTTGAGCAGCGGGAGGGCTACCAGGCCATGCGGAAGGGGCTGGTGAGTCATCGATATGACATTCTGATCGTCAAGGACTTCTCCCGGTTCTCCCGACGCAACAGCCGGGGACTGGTGGAGCTGGAGGACCTGCGGGACGCGGGAGTACGGATCATCTCCATCGGGGATGGCATCGACTTCCCCAACGATGATGACTGGCTGAAGATTCAGTTTCAGTTCCTCATCAACGAGATGCCGGTGACCGATACCAGCAAAAAGGTGCGCAATGTCATCAAGCGGCGGCAGGCCGACGGAAAATGGATCTGCGCCGCCCCCTACGGCTACATCATCAACCAGCGGCAGGAGTTTGAGATCGTCCCCACCGAGGCGGACATCGTCCGCACCATCTTCCGCCTCTACAACGAGGAGGGATGGGGCTACAAGAAAATCGCCAACTACCTCACCGACCAGGGCATCCCCACTCCCCGTATGGCAGAGCGGGACCGGAAGGAGGCCGCTGGAAAAGAGTACAACCGAACCGTCAAGCGGGACTGGGCCATTGTGACAGTACAGGGGATTCTGGACAACGACTTTTACATTGGGACTCTGCGCCAGGGGAAGTACACCCGGAAGAAGATCAACGGCAAGGATATTCTCCGGGATGAAGACGAGCAGATTGTCATTGAAAACCACCATCAGGCCATCATTGACTACCGCACCTTCGCCACCACCCGGGCGCTGCGGGAAAAGCGCACTACCTCCAACTACCGGGGGGTGAAAAAGTACGACAATGTGTACTCCGGTTTTCTGGTGTGCGGGGACTGCGGCAGCCCCATGTTCGCCATGAGCCGCAGCGACCTGAAAAGCGCCTATACCTGCGGCACCTACCACCGGCGGGGCCGGGCGGGCTGCACCTCCCACCACATCCGTACTGACAAGCTGGACGAGCTGTTGAAAACCTATGTCCGGCAGGTGATGGAGAACTCAGCGGATATGCTGACGCGGCTCAACGAGGACCTGGCCCGGGAGCAGGAGGATGTGCAGGAGACGGAGCAGAGCGCCGACCGTCTGGCAGATGTACTGGACGATCTCCAGGAGGAGCTGAAGGTCACCAAGCGCCAGCGCATCCGGGATCTGATGAAGCATCCGGACCAGGAGGAGCTTCTGTCGGAGACCTACGACGAGCTGGAGGCCGACCTGCAAAAAAAGATCGAGGGCATCCGTCACCAGATCGACATGCTCTCGGACAAGCGCAATACCATCATCCAGGTGAACCGGGCGGCCCGCACTGCCATGGAGGTCTTTGGGGACATTCTCCGCAAGGACACCCTGGAGCGCAACGATCTGGAGCTGATCATCCGGAAGATCAAGGTGTACGAGGATCACCTGGAGATCCAGCTCCAGGCGGATGTGGACGCCATCCTCCGCTCCGGGACGCTGGCTGCCCGGCAGCTGGAGACTGTGGCCGCCATGGCCCCAGCCGGGGAGGGCCGCATAAATTTTAAGGGAGGCATGGAGCATATCTCACCTGTCACCATCGTCCAGACTGCAAAACGGCGTCCGGACAAGGTGTTCCATGCCAATGTTATCAGTGACGGCGACCCACTGGAAATTTACACGGAGCGGGATGGCAGTGTGATTTTTAAAAAGTATTCCCTGCTGGGGGGCTTGACGGAGTTTGCCGCCCAGATGTGCGAGACCCTCAACCGCACCACAGGAAGGATCGCGGTGATCACCGACCGGGACAATATTATCGCCCTGGCTGGTGCGCCCCGGCGGGAGCTGCTGGACAAGCAGATCGCCCCCGAGCTGGAACGGCTGATGGAGAGCCGGCAGATCTACCAGCATAAGGTTGGCGAGATCGGCGTGCCCCTATGCGCCGAGGAGGGACGGTTTTTCCTGGATACCGTGGCCCCCATTTTGTCAGAGGGGGATGTGCTGGGCAGTGTGGTATTCACCGCGCCGGAGGAGAACCT
- a CDS encoding virulence RhuM family protein, whose translation MDQKPMQQGEILLYNNDGEKEFVSVMFRDETFWLTQKAMAELFDVNVPAISKHLQNIYEEEELTRDATVSKMETVQEEGSRRVRRILEHYNLDAIIAVGYRVNSKKATRFRQWATKTLKEYITKGFVLNDDMLKNGKPFGRDYFDELLERIREIRASERRAYQKIADVFEQCSYDYDKNSETTKAFYAFVQNKLHFAVTGKTAAELISERATLDSPTMGLTTWKGAPDGKILKSDTLVAKNYLNEKELSRLNRLVTMFIDYAELMAEDEQLMSMEDWLHETDRFLTNNRRNVLEGKGHISREAAVKKVSDIYAQFRQKQDADYISEFDRAMEQYLKEGGKP comes from the coding sequence ATGGATCAAAAGCCGATGCAGCAGGGAGAGATCCTGCTCTACAACAACGACGGCGAGAAGGAGTTTGTCAGTGTTATGTTTCGGGACGAGACATTCTGGCTGACGCAAAAGGCAATGGCGGAGCTGTTCGATGTGAATGTTCCCGCCATCTCCAAGCACTTGCAAAACATATACGAGGAGGAGGAACTCACCCGAGACGCAACTGTTTCCAAAATGGAAACAGTTCAGGAGGAGGGCTCCCGGCGGGTTCGCCGCATCCTGGAGCACTACAACCTGGATGCCATCATCGCCGTGGGCTACCGGGTGAACTCCAAGAAGGCCACCCGCTTCCGCCAGTGGGCCACGAAAACCTTGAAAGAGTACATCACCAAGGGGTTTGTCCTCAACGACGACATGCTGAAAAACGGCAAGCCTTTCGGCCGGGACTACTTCGACGAGCTGCTGGAGCGCATCCGGGAGATCCGGGCCAGCGAGCGCCGAGCCTATCAGAAGATCGCCGATGTGTTTGAACAGTGCAGCTATGACTACGACAAGAACAGCGAGACCACAAAAGCCTTCTATGCCTTCGTGCAGAACAAGCTGCACTTCGCCGTCACCGGCAAGACGGCGGCGGAATTGATATCGGAACGGGCTACCCTGGACAGCCCCACCATGGGCCTGACCACCTGGAAGGGCGCGCCGGACGGAAAGATTTTGAAAAGCGATACTCTGGTGGCAAAAAACTATCTCAACGAGAAGGAGCTGTCTCGCCTCAACCGACTGGTGACCATGTTCATCGACTACGCCGAGCTGATGGCAGAGGATGAGCAGCTCATGAGCATGGAGGATTGGCTCCACGAGACAGACCGCTTCCTCACCAACAACCGGCGCAATGTGCTGGAGGGCAAGGGACATATCTCCCGGGAGGCGGCGGTAAAAAAGGTCAGCGACATCTATGCCCAGTTCCGACAGAAACAGGACGCCGACTATATCTCTGAGTTTGACCGGGCCATGGAGCAGTACTTGAAAGAGGGTGGCAAGCCGTGA
- a CDS encoding relaxase/mobilization nuclease domain-containing protein — MATFTAIKNRGGGSGALGGVLHYVQQEEKTTWEDRRLLSGWNCTARSVYDEMRLTKEQFHKTNGRQYYHFVQSFDKQDDLSPQEVHTMGLELAQREFPNFEVLVATHVDTEHFHNHLVVNSVSFQDGKKLHQSAADLQAHRIANDEICTDHGLEILPPPQKQVKQKRMSTREYRSAAKGESWKFRLMNTIDQCMRYASSKEKFISLMESEGYQVRWTDNRKNITYTTPTGMKCRDDRLHEEKYTKEVIEHEFRIRAALAHGGIEAEERSAEYDTAELSQQGGVAGSAPSAGRVGAAHRGPHSPSAGGFQPEGAVPRSGPDGGADAGCGGNTGAAATGWEEERDFCFSAQSGYCNVGDDMAGADLAGDDGGDGGLADDLVRLIRSLERGQDSGSVKDATTTHHHADKKTLRRQRQKKIALGHKEDDHADDPTWQQTM; from the coding sequence ATGGGAAGATCGTCGGCTTTTATCCGGCTGGAACTGTACTGCTCGGTCCGTCTATGATGAGATGCGGCTTACCAAGGAGCAGTTCCATAAGACAAACGGCCGACAGTACTATCACTTCGTGCAGTCCTTTGACAAGCAGGATGACCTGTCCCCACAGGAGGTTCACACTATGGGGCTGGAACTGGCCCAGCGTGAGTTTCCTAACTTCGAGGTACTGGTGGCCACCCATGTGGACACAGAGCATTTCCACAATCACCTGGTGGTGAACAGTGTGAGCTTTCAGGATGGTAAGAAGCTCCACCAAAGTGCCGCCGACCTGCAGGCTCACCGGATCGCCAACGATGAAATATGTACAGATCATGGTTTGGAGATTCTTCCGCCGCCACAGAAGCAGGTGAAGCAAAAGCGGATGAGCACCAGAGAGTACCGCTCCGCCGCAAAGGGTGAAAGTTGGAAGTTCCGCCTCATGAACACCATCGACCAGTGCATGAGGTACGCTTCTTCCAAGGAGAAATTTATTTCCCTGATGGAGAGCGAGGGGTATCAGGTGCGCTGGACGGACAACCGGAAGAACATCACCTACACCACGCCCACAGGAATGAAGTGCCGAGACGACCGGCTCCACGAGGAAAAGTACACAAAGGAGGTCATAGAACATGAGTTCAGAATCCGGGCAGCGCTTGCCCATGGAGGAATTGAAGCGGAGGAACGCTCCGCAGAGTATGATACCGCAGAACTGTCCCAGCAAGGAGGAGTGGCAGGATCTGCTCCATCGGCTGGACGAGTTGGAGCGGCACACCGCGGCCCACACAGCCCTTCTGCGGGAGGTTTCCAACCGGAGGGAGCCGTGCCCCGCTCGGGCCCAGATGGAGGCGCTGACGCGGGATGTGGCGGAAATACAGGCGCTGCTGCGACAGGCTGGGAAGAAGAAAGAGATTTCTGTTTCTCCGCCCAGTCTGGGTACTGCAATGTCGGTGATGATATGGCTGGCGCTGATCTTGCTGGGGACGATGGTGGGGATGGTGGTCTTGCAGACGATCTGGTCCGGCTTATCCGCTCTCTGGAGCGCGGTCAAGATTCTGGTTCCGTAAAGGATGCCACCACCACGCACCATCACGCAGACAAGAAAACGCTCCGCCGGCAGCGGCAAAAGAAAATCGCCCTCGGTCACAAAGAAGACGATCACGCAGACGACCCAACCTGGCAGCAAACCATGTGA